The sequence CAAATGATTTAAGAACCATTTTACGTGCATCCGGATAATATGCATCTAGATAATACGGGCCATTACTAATTACGGCATGACCATGTTTGGAAATCCAAGATGCAGAAGAATTGTACCTTTCAGCAAAATAGTTAGAATCGTTCACAAATGCGAGTGCTGGAGGTACTGCCTTTTCAGTTTCAAAATCTTGCAGATTAGCCATCAAAATATGTGCGTCATCTGGTACCACTAAGGACATCCAGTCAACATTTTTACTTACAGAATCAGATCGTGAAAATGCAAGTTTTCCATCCGTTACTGCTTTTTCCATGGAATAAAGCATCTCCCATGGCATTGCAGGCCAAACCTGTGCAGAATCTGCAATCTCACCAGAATCAAAGTGCCAATAATTTTGATACACTTCAATAGTTTCATTATCAAGTATTCGTATACCGACCAATGTCTTTGCAGCCTGATTTGCCTTTGGAGAGTATTCAGAATCAAATGTTTTTGTGCCGTTTACATCATCAGTGCCCCATTGATACATGAAATATATCCCATACAATACATCATTCATATCCATAGGCATTTTGTTATGCCAATTTCCAAATTTCAGATGGAATGTCACTTCACTTGTAGCTTTGATTCCAGATCCGACATGTACCCATTTTTGTGTAGCAACATCCCACCGGATTGCATCGGATGGCACACCCACTTTGTCCAAAGGTCCCATGGTATGGACTTTCCAATCAGAGCGTACCGGAATAGTGTACCCAGTATATGGATCCTTAAAGGAACCAGGATCACTTATTACTCCCCATATCTGTTGACTGGAGGAATCTACAAAACCTGCTATGGGATTCCACGCACCTTGGTAGATCTTTTTTACTCCTATTGTTAGCGTGTCAGAATCTGATCTTGCATTTATTGGTGTAAATCTCGTTGTTATTCCAGCACCAAAATCATTTATTGTGCCATTGATTTTTTTGTTTGTTATAAATTCATCAGTCTTACATGCGAGAAATATTCTAACTGAATCTGTGATTCCTCGATCTACTGCTTGATTTATCAAATTAGAGCGTTGTTCGGGGGATGTAAAATTTCCAAAAAATATCTTTTTTGATAAATCATCCATCTCAGGATCTTGAAAATTCCAATACGATGGATTGTTAAATCCTGGCATATTAGAATACCAAGAAGAATACATTTGTGCAGTAATCACAGAATCATACCTTACAAAACCACCGGTTACCCACCCTTCTGTATACACATTCCACTTTAGATCAGAGGGATTTGACCCATACACTACAGAAAAGGCCTTTGTTAAATCACCATAATCTTTGACTACTGTAAAACCCACGTTTTGTAGTTGGGTTGCAAGTATTTCCCCAATGGATTTTCTTACAGGATCATCATTTCTAATAAAAATTGTAATCTGAATTGGTTTTGATTTGTAATACCATGTTGTGCCTACTTTTTGTGCTCCTTCTTGCTCAAGCGCACTTGATATCATCTGATTTGCAAGTGCAGGATTGTATTTGAAATCAAAAGATTGTACTGTTCCAAGCACTGACAAATAATCAGGATCATACGGCTTGTATGCAGATACCATAGAAGTTCCATAACCACTTAGAATTTCATCCACAATAAGATCTCTGTCCACCAAATAGTTTAATGCAAAACGCACTTGTTGAATAGAAAATGGGTTAAATTGTTCAGAAGTAGCAGGGTTTAACAAAATACTATAGCTTGTACCAGTTGAAGGATATATTTTCAGATAATTTTTTGAAGAATCATCCAATCTGTCAACAGGCACAGGCGAATAATAGATATCAAGATGCCCATTCTTTACTTCATCAATTGCCGTATTATCATCAGAGTATTGAACAAATTCTATTTTGTTAAAACTAGTGTTTTTTTCTCCAAACACAATTACGAAAGGCACTGCAAAAAGTACCACAACCAAAAACAAAAGTTTCATGACATGCCTTTCCAAGAATCATATTTAATCATGGTCACATCAGGTCATATTTCAGATATAATATGCATTAGATTATCTGAATAGTATTTTATAAAAGAAAAATAATGTATACATGATGAATCTTTCGACATTGGTAAAAGGAATTCCAGGAATCATCCCAGGAGGATTGTCTATCAAGGATTTCAGCATGGCAACCCAAACTAGTGAAGATATGACAAAAATCATACTAGATAATCTGATGCAAAACGGAATAGGAGAATACAGAGAGGAACAAATTCATTTTAAAGATTCAGACAAATTAAAAACATGCATTATTGCAATAAGCATGGGCTCACCAATAGAAGAAATATCCCGCATGCTAGAGTGGCAAGACTTTGAATCACTTGCAGCCGAGGTGCTAGAGAAACGAGAATTTGATACTACGAAAAATGTCATCCTAACCAAGCCCAGGATGCAGATAGATGTAGTAGGTATCAAATCAGGTGTTGCAATACTTGTTGACTGCAAACATTGGAACAACATGACGCATTCTGCACTTCAGGAAGCAGTAAAAAAACAAATTATCAGAACCAAACACTTTGTTTCAAAGACAAAAGTCAGAGGAGCAATACCAGCAATTGTTACTCTTTATCAACATGATTTGCAATTCATTGACAAAGTACCAATCATTCCAATTCATCAGTTAGACTCATTTTGTGATGAATTTTATGGAAATATAGAAGAGATTCAAAGTAGTGTATAGATGAAGAATCCCGTAGTTATCAAAAGAAATGCTTGTGTAATCCTCATTGCAGTGTCAAGCGATTTTGAATAAATTTCTAATTGATTCCCTCCCATCACCTTGACATTTGTTTCACTTTTAAGAAGTTCATATGATGATACAGGAGAAGTTTGTTCTGCTTTTTTTGCCAATTCCATAAACCATGAAATAACATCATTAGCCTTTGAAAGGCTTCCAAACTCGAAATATCCATGTTTATTTTTGGCTGTACGTGCTTTGTAATGCGTATCAGAGGTACATATTTCAAGAAAGTTATATCCATTTTTTGAAAAATGATTTGCGATTTCTTCTCGTAGACCATTTAGCATATTATTTGCATCAGCCCATGCAAGAAAGAATTTTTCATCCCCAATCTTAAAACACATTATTGCAACTTTTCCAGGACCTAAATCATCTGCACTGAAACTAAGACTTTCAGAATTTGCATATCCGATTTCCATTGGAAGTGTCTCTTTTGTAATTAATGTATCGAGTGTAGATTTGGCAGCATTTAGTAGATCATCAGCATCAAGCTTTTCGATTTCTTTACCCATTGCATTATGACTATCTACAATCAAGACCCGTTCATATCCACGATTCTTACCATATTGTTCAAGTTCAGATTTTATATAATATGGAATATCCTCCATCCCGTAGGGAGATAATGAAAGAATCAGTATAGCAGTTTTATCAAATAACAGACCAGTAGTTCGCGCTTTGTTGACTTGAATTGTGACAGGTTTGGTGCTCTTTGAACCTTGTTGAATTGTAGAATTTGTTTTGAGGCTTGTGATATAAAGTTCAACTTGAGATTTAGATGGTAGATTGAGTGAGTGATCAGATATACTATGCATCACCATTGCAGATGAATCAAGATTTTTGTAAATCAGGTACGGGATATTGCTTCCACCTATAGGATGAAAAGGACCAGGATGGAGATCCGGTATGACAAGTCTACAGTTATGATTTTTTGTTTTGAATAAAACTTGAAAAGTTGAGACTTTGGATGATTCAGAACGTTTTTCCATCAAATATTCCATAGGTTCTGGATTATTATTTGTCCATGCGGCAAGATATGCTTGTAGAAATGCATGTGTGCTTGAGAGCTTTCCTCTACCTGCAATTCTATCACTAAGTAAGGTCCAGAGGCTTCCCAGTATACAGAATATAACACCATATTCGATTGCACGTGGATCAGTTAGCATTGAAATCCACATTGTAGAAGGAACAAATGCAAGAAACATAGAAAGCGGTTGAAGTAGACAAATTATCCAGGCAGTACGTAATTTAGCACCAAGTACTGATGTAAATATAGCAATACGAAAACTAGCATATAGTAACATGCCTTCTGTGATGTAAATAGGCAACAACTGTGGTTTGGAGAACACGTATGAAGAAAGAATCCCGCATAGTATAGTTACAAGCCACAAAAGATTTCCAAATGCAGACATGTGGATAGATTTAGAATATTCAGTACGCAGTATTTTTGGATCTAAAAACTGTGTTCCCACTAGCGCACCAATAGTTATTGGGATTGCCAGTGTAAGATTATCAGTAGATTTGAAATAATCAATGTACGATACAGCTACTATAACACAGGCTACTGCAATAGAGATTGCAAGAGATACATAATGAGAAGTAGGAGTAAAAGTGGTTAGAGTATAACGCTTATGAATGCGAGATACATCATCTGAGCTTTCCGTCATGACGAGAAGAAGATTTTCAGAATCCACGAAATTCCAATCAAAGAAGCAGGTATTGCTACTACTATCTCTGGTTTTAACTTGTAACCCTTGGTTTCATCCTCAAAGAATCTCAGCAAACCTGCGCTAGAGGCAGGAAGTGGTGCAGATTTTTTGCTGCTCATGTTATTTTTGCATCAAGGATCTTTAAATAAATACCTTTTTGTGCCTAATGGCTTCCAAGTTTACCCTTGATGGCCATTATTTCATTGATATTATGCAAGATCTGTTTTTGTTTTTCAAAGTCTTTCTCTTTTTGTAGGAGAGTGGTAAGATCTAATAGTTTTTGATCCAAGTTATCAGATAGAGTATCTTCGGTAGTATTTTTTTGTGCGATGACTTGTTCAGTTTTTTCATCCTTTGCTTCTCTTCCGCAGCTTACACATAATGCACTTCCATTTTTCATAACTCGTACACCTTTACAATATGGACATGGATCACTGACAAGAGTAGCACCGCCCAATAACAATTCAACTGCTTTCTTTGTAAGATCTTTTGACATGACATAATGTACTTTATTCAAATAAAAAAACATAGAGGGATAAACAAGGCTTAATAGTAGGATCTCGACCTTTTATTTCGAATGGCGGTAATCTGCAACACTTGCGGACTTCCTAATGATTTATGCGCCTGTGGTGAACTTGAAAAAGATCAAACACAGATTGTTGTAAGACTTGAAGAAAGACGTTTCAAAAAGAAAGGAACTATGATTGAAGGAATAAATCCGAAAATGAATGATCTTGGTAAAGTTGTAAAAGAATTAAAGGCTCGTTATGCTTGTGGTGGCACTGTAAAAGAAGGTTACATCTTTTTGCAAGGAGATCACAGAGATACAATAAAGACAACTCTTGTCAAACTTGGATTTCCAGAAGCCAGTATTGAAGTCCATTGAAATCAAGTTTGCAAACAATAAATAAAATTACAAAAATTCTATCCATTCCGTACTCAGGATTTTTATCCGTGATATTTGGGATGATGATTCTATCATTTCCAGTCGGCCTTTATGTGACATTCAATTCAGAGATTGGAAAGGACATCAATTACCAATATCCAATAAACGGACTTGATTTATTCATAGGGGGCATAAGTTACAAAATTCCCATTTCATTTGAAATAGGAGATGCGTTTATCATTGCATGGTCTATTTTTATAATATTATTTTCAATATCATATCTAGGGCCTGAAGATTCTTTTCTAAAAACACTCTCAAACATGATGTCAAGAGGATCAAACACCATAAGAAACAACGGACTGACCAATATGATTACGTGGTTTTCAATTTTGATTGTATCATCAGTGGTAATTGAAACCATACAACAGATGTTTGGAATTAAGATAGAAGCTCCCTTGCCAGACAATGACCTCATTCGTTTCTTTCAGATTGGCATAGCACCTCTAACTGAGGAAACAGGGTTCAGAGTACTTTTAATCGGGGTGCCACTATTTTTGATGTATTCTCACAGTGCATCATTGAAGATATTTTTCAAATCATTATGGAGGCCTTCCAGGTATTTGACTATAAACAACTATAGAAAACCAATGATGCTAATCATAACCATCGGTTTACTTTTTGGTGTGTCACATATAATTTCAGGTACGCCATGGAGTCCCGGAAAAGTCACTCAGGCCACAATCGCAGGCATAATAATTGGGTGGGTATATGTCAGATACGGATTTGCCCCGGCCATACTAGTACATTGGGCTACAAATTACTTTTTGTCATCATATTTGTTTTTTATTTCAGATCTGAGTCAAAATCCTGCAATAAATGATTCATCAAATCCATTCTCAGATACACTTGAAATGATCCTGATCATGACAGGCTCAATTGCAATTGCAATTAAAGTACTAGCATACATAGAATCAAGAAATACTTCTGTAAAACAGATTTTGTAGATAGAAAAAATTAACAATCAAGAATTTTTTTGAGATTTGTAGTAACATCATTTTCAGAGAGTGACAATATAAAACGTAGATCAGATTGGTCATCTATATCCAACATAATTCTTCGTATCAATACAAGTGCTGAACTCGTATTTCTTTTTTCTGCGGTATCAAGATGAATTTTATAGCTATCTTCATCATAATGTGTCTCCATGGCTTTTGGAGGCATTCGGAAAAGAGCATTTGTTCCATCAAATTTTCGTGATGGAACAACTAAAACACACCTATCAGAGGTTTTCATTTCGTACAAGGAACGAATATCATCAGGCGTAATTAGAGGAATATCCTGTGGAAAGACGATTGTTCCTTCAAATCCCTCATCTGTAAAATAATTATCAGCTAGCAAAACAGCGCTATTTACCCCTTGTTCAGATTCATCGTATATTTCAACAGCTCCAAATTTTTTGCCAATATTTAGAGCAGTTTCATCTTTGCTCACAAGTATTGTTTTAGAAATAACATCAGAATTAGATATTGTTTTTAGAACAGATTCCAACATTAACTGGCATATTTGTTCTGTTTTTTCAGGAGACATGCCAAGACGCGTTTTAGCTCTTGAAAAAGTCTTGACAGGAATTATTGCGCCTATGCGCGAATTAGACATGTACTTGTTTTAAAATAAAGGATGCAAGTGCTTCCTCGTCTTTCTTGTCTTTCATCCTTATCTTAGTTTCATAGACTTTCATATCGAGGTTTTCTATTTTTCTAGTTAGCAATCTATCTGCAGTATCGATTACCATATGAGATGCAACTTCAGAATACATTTTTGCAAGTCCATAGACTGATACTTCCATGCCTGCTGCTTCCATGTATTTTGTAGCAGGACCACTAATTGCAGTATTACCTATAAGAGGACTAACAACAACAACTTTTTTCTTTGACTTTGATAATTCTTTTCTAATTCCTTTAATGGATAAAATTGGACCTATGCTAGTCAATGGATTGCCAGGAGCAATTATTACCAATTTTGCATCATGAATTGCATTAACTGCGGCAGGATTTGCACGAGCCTTGTCAGCACCAATATATTTTATCCCTTCAACTTTATCCTGACCTTTGTATTTGACCCAATATTCTTGTAGATGTAGATCACCTTTGTTTGTAACAATTCTTGTTTCTACACTATTATCAGTAACTGGTATTATCTTGGTGTCAATTGCAAATTTTTGACACATCCATTCAGTTATGTCAGAGAGATTTTTCCCATTTTTGAGCATGTTAGTTCTCAGCAAGTGAATTGCGGCATCTCTGTCACCAATGTTAAACCAAGTCTCTTCCCCAAGCATTTCCATTTGACGCAAAAATCCATAGGTATCCTTCTTTATTCCCCAACCTTTTTCAGTATCTAAAACATCTGCAAGACCATACAAAATAGTGTCAATATCAGGACAGACATACAATCCATACAACCAATAATTGTCTCCAACATTTGATATCACAGAGATATCTCTGGTTTGAGTTGCAATACCTCTTACAAGTTTTACAGAACCTGTTCCACCTGCGAGAATTGTAATCATTTTCTTATTTGCACCGTGAAGTTAGTAACCTGTACCAACTAAATATTACTCTTGCCAATAGATCTACAAGAAATTCATAATCAAGAAAATTAATGCTAAGATTTATTACTATCCTGAAGAAGAAAAGCTGTCGTGACTAAGAGATTTCTTTTAGCATCAGCCATTTTTAGTTTAATAGTTATAGGAACTGTTTCTCCGATTTTTGCAACTGTGGATTTCAACGCATATCTACCAATCGAGGGAACACCGATCAATCCAGAATTCAAATTTACAAAGAACATATCCATAGATTACTCCAACGGAGGTAAATTGAAAGATCTTTTACAAGGTAAGAACATGACAATTGCTTTCACTGATACATCTGCAAATAACACCAGCATAAAATCACTCATGGAATCAATGAATACAGAGTTTGCAACAGACAGAAAGACATTGGCAACAGCGACCGATTTGAAGTTAGATTATCAAGTCCAGATAAACGGTGATGACAAACAAGCTACATTTGATTATCGTATAACACTGATTCCAACCATGACAGGATACACACTAACTAAAGGCAGTGGAGACACACCTACAGTTTTAGATATATCATGGATTGGGTTTGTCATGAACACCCCAATAACCATAACAACTGCAAAATACGGAGACCTTGAGATAAATTCACCATTAGGAGTAGTTCAAAGTCAACTACCTGATGTTTACAACGCATTAAAAGGAACACCAGCAGAACAAGCTCTAAGTGATAAAATAATAGATGCAAGTCCACTCGTGGCATATCCAATAGACAAGTGGAATACTCTTTTCGATCCAGCCTATACTCTCAGTGAAACAGCAGGTTATGGATATTCAGGACAGAAAGTAGCAGTAACAGGATTTGCATATGGTCAAAGCGATTTATACCAAGGATCTTTAAAGACACAGAATAAAGAATTGGACTTTACAACAGATGCAAAATATCATTTATCAGTAATTGACAGAGCAAGTTCAGGCACAATAGATGCAGCAGGTCATGCTAACGGGTACATGGTACAAGGAGACCCAGCAATTTCAACGACTGCTCAAACATCAACAACAACCGGGGTTGCTACAGCACAAGGACTTTCAACTATGACAATATATGCAATGGCAGGATTTGCAGCAGTTATCGCAGCAGGCATTTTCTGGTGGAGCAACAGAAAGATGAAAGAGTCCCTAAAGAGAGGAAAAGATACAAGTCCACCACCGACATTCCAGTACGAAGAAAGAAAACACTGGGCTGACAAATTCGACGAAGATAAAAAATAGTGCGTTCTGGCCGTAACCCTCCTTCTGTTTTCACGACATTTCGCTATGCGGCCTACCTAAACAAAGTGCAGCTCTTATTGTTTGATTTGGCCTTTCTCCGCATGGGATGGATTTTTCATTCACATCCTGGAAATCTCAGGTTTTACCATCATAGTGCTCCAGTTATGATTTTTTTCTGTGCCATTGCCAGTCATCTCTGACTATCCGTCTCCAGATCACGCTTGCTGCAAGGAGGGAGGAGTTTCCTCTGCCGTAGCAGTAATCGTTCACCAGCTCGCACTGGTCTAGTCTCAATATCAATATTTTAGCCTTTGAACACACATGCCCATACGAGTAAATAGTTACAAGTAGAGATTTATTCGACCATTCAGCCCTCACGGATAGATATGGAGCATGACTCACATGCAGGGCTTGTTCGTAGCCTTTCATTACTTGACATAACTATGATAGGAATTGCTGCCATGATAGGAGGAGCAATTTTCAATTTGGTAGGACCTGCAATGTATGAAGGAGGACCATCGCTTCTCATAGTATTTCTTGCAAGTGGAATCATCAGTTTCTTTACAGCATTAACATATGCAGAATTAGGTTCTGCATTTCCAGAAGCAGGTGGAGGATATAGATGGGTCAAAGAGGGACTTCCAAGACCAAATGCATTCATCAGCGGTTGGATTGCATGGTTTGCACACATGATAGCAGGAAGTCTGTATGCAGTATCAATTGGTGATTTTTTTGGAAGTATGCTCACAAGCATAGGTGTAGCGTCACAATTTGGCGGGATTCCCCTTGACAAGATAATTGCAATATTATCAATAGTTCTCTTCACTTATGTAAATTACAGAGGAGTCTCTCTAACAGGAAAAATTGGCAATGGTCTTACTTTTATGCAGATAATCATAATCATAGTTCTTATCGCATCAGGAATTTATGCAATGAGTTTTGTCAATCATAACTGGGCAGTAAACTTTCAGCATTTTGTTCCAAAAGGCATAACAGGATTCATCTTAGCAATGGGAATCACGTTTATTGCATTTGAAGGCTATGAGATAATAGTACAAGCAGGCGAGGAAGTAAAAAATCCAAAAAGAAACATACCAAAAGCAATTTTCATTACATTAGGCATAGTCACAGTCCTTTACATTGCATTTACTTTTGTCTTCTTAGGGGGAATTGATGCTACAAAAGTTGGCAAAGAAGTATGGCAATACATAGGCGATAACCAAGATGTAGGAATTGCAAAAGCTGCAGAATATCTTATCCCGTATGGAACGACATTAGTATTCGTAGGAGGATTGGTTTCAAGTGTTGCCGCTCTTAGTGCAACTACTTTTTCTTCAAGCAGAGTTTCTTTTGCGATGGGAAGACAGTACAATTTACCATACATATTTAGTTCCATACATTCCAAGCATCATACTCCTCATTTTGCCATAATTGCATCAGGTTTTATCATGCTCATAATGGCATCCTGGTTGCCACTTGAACAAATTGCACTTGTAGCAGGAGTCATGTTTTTGTTTCTCTTTACGCAAGTAAACTGGGCAGGTATCAACATCAGACGAGTTCACGGTAGCAAACTTGATTACGGATTCAAGATTCCATTATTTCCCCTCATGCCAATCATTGGCATAATATGTAAAGCAGGTCTAGCAATTTTCCTTCTAGTATACAATCCACTTAGTTGGGTAATTGCAATAATTTGGATACTCTTAGGTTTTTCAATATACAAGTTGTATATTGCAAAAAAAGAGATAGATCACTATGCACCTCTTGTTGCAAACATGGGTCCGGCAGAAAGAAAAAGTTACAGAATCATGGTGGTCTTTAATAAAAAGACGATTGAAAAACTAGTCAAGATTGCATCAGCCATTGCAAAAGACAAAGACGGTGAGATTTCACTGTTAAATGTTGCTACAATCCCTCTCCAGATACCACTTTCAATGGGACATAGGTTTGCAGAGCCTGTGATCAAGACATTTGACAATTTAAAAAACACTCCAGGATTTGCTGAGCACCGATACCTGGTAAGACTCTCACATGATAACACAGAGGCAATTCTTGCAACTGCAGAAGAGCAAGGAATCAATTTACTCATCATGGACTTTTTTGATCTTCGAAATAACAGAAAACTACTTTCACTTGCAACATGCGACATACTAGGTGTGAGCATAAGAAAAGACTTTGAAAATGAATTATCAAACGTGGTTGTATCATACGATAAAGGTAGGCATTCTGATCTTGGAATTGAGATAGCACATGCATTTTCAAACGTGATGGGAAGTAAAATGAGAATCATACGAGGAGTCGTAGAATCTCCAGAAGAAGAGCGAGATATACTAAGCAGGATTAATGAAAAAATGTTTGATTTAGACTTGAAAAAAATCCCGGTAGAAAGAGTATACCCTACAAGTTCAGAGATAACAAAGGACTTGCTTGAGAACCTGAACAAAGATCCTGAAATTGTAATTGTAGGAGCAGGAAACCAATCAGAACAAGCATTCAGTCCAAGAACTATGGAAATAGTAGAAAAATCACGCTATAGCGTATTTGTTGTAAGGGATTCAAGGTTTGCAAGCATAAAGGCAAGGTACTTTTGGCAGATGATAGCACCCAGACTAAAAGAAAATAGAATAATTTACAGAATTTACCGTAGCATATACAGATTAAAACCTACAAAGAAAGTTCCATCAGATGAAGAATATTTTTCAACAAAAATTTGAAAAGACAATAGTTCAGATGCTTAGTTTAGTCCATATTCTTGTGATATCATCATAACATCATCACTAGTTTTTGCATTGAAATAATCTTCAAGAAGATACTGGTTCAAATCAAGAAAAGTGTGACCCCATTTGAATTTGTTGAGAATCGAGTTTGCAAGATCCTTGTGTCCTAGTATATACAAGGCGCCAGATATTGCTTCAGCAGTGGTAAGTTTACCAATTTTTGAATAATTTACTGGATTTCCTGCAAGAAGCGGTGGCAGTTTCTTTGAGATACCTGTAAATTTCTTAAGAAAAGTATCTTGTGCCAACTCCCATGAACAGTCTATTCCTGTAATAGAGTGAGTTTTCTCCTTATCAGATTGTAAAACAAATTCGGATGCAAAGGGATTTAGGATTACATCAG comes from Candidatus Nitrosotalea sinensis and encodes:
- a CDS encoding amino acid permease, with product MEHDSHAGLVRSLSLLDITMIGIAAMIGGAIFNLVGPAMYEGGPSLLIVFLASGIISFFTALTYAELGSAFPEAGGGYRWVKEGLPRPNAFISGWIAWFAHMIAGSLYAVSIGDFFGSMLTSIGVASQFGGIPLDKIIAILSIVLFTYVNYRGVSLTGKIGNGLTFMQIIIIIVLIASGIYAMSFVNHNWAVNFQHFVPKGITGFILAMGITFIAFEGYEIIVQAGEEVKNPKRNIPKAIFITLGIVTVLYIAFTFVFLGGIDATKVGKEVWQYIGDNQDVGIAKAAEYLIPYGTTLVFVGGLVSSVAALSATTFSSSRVSFAMGRQYNLPYIFSSIHSKHHTPHFAIIASGFIMLIMASWLPLEQIALVAGVMFLFLFTQVNWAGINIRRVHGSKLDYGFKIPLFPLMPIIGIICKAGLAIFLLVYNPLSWVIAIIWILLGFSIYKLYIAKKEIDHYAPLVANMGPAERKSYRIMVVFNKKTIEKLVKIASAIAKDKDGEISLLNVATIPLQIPLSMGHRFAEPVIKTFDNLKNTPGFAEHRYLVRLSHDNTEAILATAEEQGINLLIMDFFDLRNNRKLLSLATCDILGVSIRKDFENELSNVVVSYDKGRHSDLGIEIAHAFSNVMGSKMRIIRGVVESPEEERDILSRINEKMFDLDLKKIPVERVYPTSSEITKDLLENLNKDPEIVIVGAGNQSEQAFSPRTMEIVEKSRYSVFVVRDSRFASIKARYFWQMIAPRLKENRIIYRIYRSIYRLKPTKKVPSDEEYFSTKI
- a CDS encoding DUF367 family protein, whose amino-acid sequence is MQIQVLMFEQDDPTKCTAAKLVKFGIARRIKHLKGTDVILNPFASEFVLQSDKEKTHSITGIDCSWELAQDTFLKKFTGISKKLPPLLAGNPVNYSKIGKLTTAEAISGALYILGHKDLANSILNKFKWGHTFLDLNQYLLEDYFNAKTSDDVMMISQEYGLN